From Micromonospora nigra, one genomic window encodes:
- a CDS encoding putative quinol monooxygenase — MAVIVVTPGRSSLVFIVAGTLYVDPAERDDYLASCEEVVRQARSAPGCVDFAISGDLVEPGRINVYERWESDEQLLDFRGSGPDREQTVAIMGAEVHKFRISTVESP, encoded by the coding sequence ATGGCCGTGATCGTCGTTACTCCCGGGAGGTCCTCGCTCGTGTTCATCGTCGCCGGCACCCTCTACGTCGACCCCGCCGAGCGGGACGACTATCTCGCGTCCTGCGAGGAGGTCGTCCGTCAGGCACGGTCCGCTCCCGGTTGTGTCGACTTCGCGATCAGCGGCGACCTGGTCGAGCCGGGGCGGATCAACGTCTACGAGCGGTGGGAGTCCGACGAGCAGCTGCTCGACTTCCGTGGCTCCGGCCCCGACCGGGAGCAGACGGTGGCCATCATGGGCGCCGAGGTGCACAAGTTCCGCATCTCCACGGTGGAGTCGCCCTGA